The Anopheles moucheti chromosome 3, idAnoMoucSN_F20_07, whole genome shotgun sequence genome contains the following window.
TTATGTTCAAGCTAACAGGAATTTAGATAATTGTGTTTTAAACAAAGTGCAATTATTTTACCGCGTATTATTACTGCGTTTCGCGTACGGATTCCGAATATTGCATTCTGCCTTTAGTGTATCATCGACCAATAACATTTTAGCCACGAAGGGATGGTGCATTACAACAATTGTATAACAGTATGTAAAATTTGATCTTTTTATCCAACAACTTATAAATTCTACACCTTTTTCACACAAGCAGCGAGAACATTATATATAATGTACAATAGAAAGACTCTTTTTGATTCAATCGTttagaaaaaagcaacaaacgcaGGTTCAAATTAAGCATGATCGTCTTTAAAACAAGATTGTAGCGATTATTGCTTGTTTATCACTAGGAAATGCTACCAACAATATAAACTAAACCATATACATGACTATTTTCCATTCTCAAGCGAAGGTGAAAGGTTCCGTCCGAGTACATTCTCCCTGTAAACGAGCTTTTCTACGTCGGTCGCCGCTTTTAGTTTCTCATCCTCGGTGATGCGCTCTGCTCGTTTCTCTTGAATGGAAgctgaaaagtgaaaccgatGCTCATATGAAGATAGCTGTAGATCGGAAACATTGGAGTATCATCTCTTACGACTGTAGGGGGTGTACTTGTCCGAAAGGAGGCCCTCGATGTTATATCCTATCACACCAACTACAGCTGCCACGGGGAGTGTGATGTAGGCCGCATTGGAACGCAGGAATTGCATAATTAAAGGCCACATGATAAAATTCTAGTGCCAGTTTGATGTGGGACGATTATTTTCAACCTGCAGTAAGACAAATGATGTAAATGAAGCCAGAAAAACAACTTTTTAACACACTTGCCTGTAGAGAGAGTACAGCAATTctcgtttgttttggtttttatcaCGGTTTCTGAGTGACGTTCCTTTGTTGACAATCAGCTGGCATTCGAGTTATGGGTTTACAGTCACTAGTTGAATAATGTTCT
Protein-coding sequences here:
- the LOC128304513 gene encoding small integral membrane protein 12-A; the protein is MWPLIMQFLRSNAAYITLPVAAVVGVIGYNIEGLLSDKYTPYSPSIQEKRAERITEDEKLKAATDVEKLVYRENVLGRNLSPSLENGK